The Rhododendron vialii isolate Sample 1 chromosome 5a, ASM3025357v1 genome contains a region encoding:
- the LOC131326535 gene encoding uncharacterized protein LOC131326535 isoform X2, with product MMEEEQIEFEPNEEESVMKLEKAPVELNRTLPLVSFKREKMLGAVRRAHFSSTEVMVMPFSVTVFHDMVIFELYDNTLEINFNGSIAFNEVSLKIMPAFLNSVFLAEYSIQGAWPRGLIPYLVGITHRLTQSTHFKVPGRASSEF from the exons ATGATGGAAGAGGAACAAATAGAATTCGAGCCCAATGAAGAGGAATCGGTGATGAAACTAGAAAAGGCTCCGGTTGAGTTAAACCGAACACTGCCACTGGTTAGTttcaaaag GGAAAAAATGCTTGGAGCGGTGCGACGCGCCCACTTTAGCAGCACGGAGGTTATGGTTATGCCCTTTTCGGTTACTGTGTTCCATGATATGGTTATCTTTGAACTCTATGATAACACACTTGAGATAAATTTCAATGGAAGTATTGCATTCAATGAAGTATCACTTAAGATAATGCCAGCGTTCTTAAACTCGGTATTCCTCGCCGAGTACTCAATCCAAGGTGCCTGGCCAAGGGGACTAATCCCCTACTTGGTGGGCATTACTCACCGACTAACGCAGAGTACTCACTTCAAGGTGCCTGGTCGAGCGAGTagcgagttttag
- the LOC131326535 gene encoding uncharacterized protein LOC131326535 isoform X1, translated as MLKTMMEEEQIEFEPNEEESVMKLEKAPVELNRTLPLVSFKREKMLGAVRRAHFSSTEVMVMPFSVTVFHDMVIFELYDNTLEINFNGSIAFNEVSLKIMPAFLNSVFLAEYSIQGAWPRGLIPYLVGITHRLTQSTHFKVPGRASSEF; from the exons AT GCTGAAAACCATGATGGAAGAGGAACAAATAGAATTCGAGCCCAATGAAGAGGAATCGGTGATGAAACTAGAAAAGGCTCCGGTTGAGTTAAACCGAACACTGCCACTGGTTAGTttcaaaag GGAAAAAATGCTTGGAGCGGTGCGACGCGCCCACTTTAGCAGCACGGAGGTTATGGTTATGCCCTTTTCGGTTACTGTGTTCCATGATATGGTTATCTTTGAACTCTATGATAACACACTTGAGATAAATTTCAATGGAAGTATTGCATTCAATGAAGTATCACTTAAGATAATGCCAGCGTTCTTAAACTCGGTATTCCTCGCCGAGTACTCAATCCAAGGTGCCTGGCCAAGGGGACTAATCCCCTACTTGGTGGGCATTACTCACCGACTAACGCAGAGTACTCACTTCAAGGTGCCTGGTCGAGCGAGTagcgagttttag
- the LOC131326534 gene encoding uncharacterized protein LOC131326534, producing the protein MAPIYYILVALPCTVVAIALALLHIYRHLLNYTEPTYQRYIVRIIFMVPVYALMSFLSLVLNESSIYFNSIREIYEAWVIYNFLSLCLAWVGGPGAVVLSLSGRVLKPSCCLMTCCFPPIPLDGRFIRRCKQGCLQFVILKPILVAVTFILYWKGKYHDGNFSADQSFLYLTIIYTLSYSMALYALALFYVACRDLLQPFNPVPKFIIIKSVVFLTYWQGVLVFLAAKSGFIKDAEEAAEFQNFIICVEMLIAAVGHLYAFPYKEYAGANIGGSCGFTGSLSHALKLNDFYHDTVHQFAPTYHDYVLYNNNSDGEEGQKKYRSRTFVPTGSEMDTVRNNKHTVSNKLDEVQLSSLSSSGSSTPQHSGPTNDTKNAKAMNSSFLMDVSNSDSVPYDITTLIDIDMSSYSPKVPSANKPGNS; encoded by the exons ATGGCGCCGATATATTATATACTTGTTGCATTACCTTGCACAGTCGTGGCCATTGCTTTAGCTCTTCTACACATTTACAGGCACCTGTTAAACTATACTGAACCCACTTATCAGAGATATATTGTCAGAATCATTTTCATGGTCCCT GTTTATGCATTGATGTCCTTCTTGTCGCTCGTCCTAAATGAGAGCTCAATCTATTTCAATTCCATTCGGGAAAT ATATGAAGCGTGGGTCATTTATAATTTCTTATCATTGTGCCTGGCATGGGTGGGCGGCCCAGGAGCTGTTGTCTTAAGCTTAAGTGGTCGAGTTCTGAAGCCAAGTTGTTGTCTGATGACGTGCTGCTTTCCTCCCATTCCATTAGATGG GCGTTTTATCCGGAGATGTAAGCAAGGTTGTTTACAGTTTGTGATACTCAAGCCCATTTTAGTCGCGGTGACGTTCATACTTTATTGGAAAGGGAAATATCACGACGGAAATTTCAGTGCGGACCAGTCATTCCTTTATCTCACAATCATCTATACCTTATCGTACTCTATGGCTCTCTATGCACTGGCCTTATTTTATGTCGCATGCAGAGATTTGCTTCAGCCGTTCAATCCAGTTCCAAAGTTTATCATAATCAAATCAGTTGTTTTCCTGACCTATTGGCAG GGTGTTCTTGTATTTCTTGCTGCGAAGTCTGGATTTATAAAGGATGCGGAGGAGGCTGCTGAGTTCCAGAACTTTATAATTTGTGTCGAGATGCTTATTGCAGCAGTGGGTCATCTTTATGCATTTCCATACAAAGAGTATGCTGGTGCCAACATCGGAGGCTCTTGTGGATTCACTGGGAGCCTTTCACATGCTTTGAAGCTAAATGACTTCTACCATGACACAGTCCACCAG TTTGCTCCCACTTACCATGACTACGTGCTTTACAACAACAATAGTGACGGTGAGGAGGGGCAAAAGAAGTATCGGTCACGGACCTTCGTTCCAACTGGTTCGGAGATGGATACAGTTAGAAATAACAAACACACAGTATCGAACAAGTTGGATGAGGTACAGCTTTCTAGTCTCTCTTCTTCGGGTAGTAGTACTCCCCAACATTCTGGTCCAACAAATGATACCAAAAACGCCAAGGCAATGAACTCTTCATTCCTGATGGATGTATCGAATTCTGACTCTGTTCCCTATGACATAACAACGCTCATTGACATAGACATGTCGAGTTATTCTCCAAAGGTTCCCTCAGCTAACAAACCTGGAAATAGCTGA